Proteins from a genomic interval of Lolium perenne isolate Kyuss_39 chromosome 1, Kyuss_2.0, whole genome shotgun sequence:
- the LOC127316013 gene encoding putative disease resistance protein RGA3, whose product MAVILDALVPYVKNMITGMAEEEVRMLLGVSGEIKKLEANLVYLQGYLADAERRRITDKSVKVWVGRLKDAMYEATDILELCQLEAMDQRPEERSRDASNSSRFRSLVGQLKKKLQGFLEPFLFCLQNPAFAHKIGGRIKKLNGDLDSIRKDAVAFNFVNLGSYEEQRRLTDSANCGRIRKTTPGFDESAIVGDKIEKDTEELVQKLISHGHNRGIAKVKVVSIVGPGGMGKSTLAKKIFAQEAIKEEFMTRIWLGVTQHFDKAELLRAAITHAGGKHGEEKDESMLEKSLTHTLSANKFLLVLDDVWSDRAWKEVFQVPVVNAGCRQPGSCVLVTTRNEDVVLRMGASSSDQLHVSKLDHEDAWSLLKKQLPQPQDGSESDFDHLKDVGMKTIEHCDGLPLAIKVMGGLLSTRRPSEREWEIVLNKNLEWEEYGSQEELNYSVHLSYDDLSPELKQCFLYYSLFPKGSDFIEDRAISMWISEGFVQPYERSEPAQLNLKEIGAEYHRDLVSRNLLEPIESCESGRAYVMHDVVHSFAQFVSREEALVVLKEQTDIAILLSHNQKIRRLSILSDSVLEWNILEKLESLRTLVVSCNLKSGGGSSVASFASLRALDISFADCDWLVDYLCDLRHLRYLSFTDTDICRLPHDIHKMKFLEHIGVFRCAKLNKLPDSITKLGRLRYLHLDGTHVDVVPKGFGGLSNLCSVYEFPAKMVGDWCTLEELEPLSNLRTLRIQGLENVPDGSVAARAMISNKKNLIFLTLICHKNDDADDEVEEEGEHIALQGQEQIEAVFDELCPPLYLENLLMSGYFGRRLPNWLWAPTATTFKSLIGITLTRMQHCTVLPNGLCRILSLEQLVIDYAPSIELVGPEFQTLASGDDGGVIVTRPFPKLKILELRGMSGWKKWEWEKEQGKVMAMPALDNLSITGCMLRHLPSGLASSDRYNLRTLYLSELRMLASLENFPSVVELKVLYCPKLKKISGFSMLRKVTISGCPELEVLEGVMVLRSMLLDDEPWEIVGTPARCTPKGHQAGPPRQFPQNLTIIR is encoded by the exons ATGGCTGTTATCCTGGATGCTTTGGTGCCGTATGTGAAGAACATGATCACGGGCATGGCAGAAGAAGAGGTGCGCATGCTGCTGGGCGTCTCCGGCGAGATCAAGAAGCTGGAAGCCAACCTGGTATACCTGCAGGGCTACCTGGCCGATGCAGAGAGAAGGCGCATCACCGACAAGAGCGTGAAGGTGTGGGTGGGCAGGCTCAAGGACGCAATGTATGAGGCCACGGACATCCTTGAGCTCTGTCAGCTCGAGGCCATGGATCAGCGACCGGAGGAGCGCAGCAGGGATGCCTCCAACTCCAGCCGTTTCCGTTCTCTCGTGGGACAGTTGAAAAAGAAGCTGCAGGGTTTCCTCGAACCGTTTCTCTTCTGCCTGCAGAACCCCGCTTTTGCACACAAGATTGGCGGCCGTATCAAGAAGCTGAACGGGGACCTGGACAGCATCCGCAAGGATGCTGTGGCGTTCAACTTCGTCAACCTGGGTTCCTATGAGGAACAAAGGAGGCTAACAGATTCGGCAAATTGCGGCAGGATCAGGAAGACAACCCCAGGGTTTGATGAATCAGCCATCGTGGGGGATAAGATCGAGAAAGATACGGAGGAGTTGGTGCAGAAGCTAATCAGCCACGGCCACAATAGAGGCATTGCCAAGGTGAAGGTGGTGTCTATTGTTGGTCCGGGCGGCATGGGCAAGAGCACCCTTGCCAAGAAGATTTTTGCACAGGAGGCCATCAAAGAGGAGTTCATGACCAGGATATGGCTGGGTGTCACTCAACACTTCGACAAGGCGGAGCTTCTGAGAGCAGCAATCACGCACGCCGGGGGCAAGCATGGTGAGGAGAAAGACGAGTCCATGCTTGAGAAGAGCCTCACCCACACCCTGTCAGCGAACAAATTCCTGCTCGTTTTGGATGACGTGTGGAGCGACAGAGCTTGGAAGGAGGTGTTCCAAGTACCTGTCGTTAACGCAGGTTGTAGACAACCAGGAagctgtgtcctggtaaccacaagAAATGAAGATGTCGTTCTCAGGATGGGAGCCTCCAGCAGCGACCAACTCCATGTGAGCAAACTGGACCACGAAGATGCCTGGAGCTTGCTCAAAAAACAGCTGCCGCAACCGCAG GATGGCAGCGAGAGTGATTTTGATCATCTAAAAGATGTTGGAATGAAGACTATTGAACATTGTGATGGTTTACCACTTGCTATTAAAGTGATGGGAGGACTTTTAAGCACAAGACGACCAAGTGAACGTGAATGGGAAATTGTTCTGAACAAGAATCTTGAATGGGAAGAATATGGGTCACAGGAGGAACTGAACTATTCAGTACATTTGAGCTACGACGATCTATCTCCAGAGCTGAAGCAATGCTTTCTATACTACTCACTTTTCCCTAAGGGTTCAGATTTCATAGAGGATAGAGCTATTAGCATGTGGATTAGTGAAGGTTTTGTTCAACCTTATGAGAGGTCGGAGCCAGCCCAACTAAATCTAAAAGAAATAGGAGCTGAGTACCACCGGGATTTAGTCTCTAGGAACCTTTTAGAGCCCATTGAGTCATGTGAGAGCGGACGGGCCTATGTCATGCATGATGTTGTCCATTCGTTTGCTCAATTTGTGTCTAGGGAAGAAGCGCTTGTGGTTCTAAAGGAGCAAACTGACATTGCAATTCTTCTCTCACATAACCAGAAAATCCGCCGTCTATCTATACTTTCTGATTCAGTATTGGAGTGGAATATCCTAGAAAAGCTGGAGTCACTAAGGACATTAGTTGTATCCTGCAACCTTAAGTCTGGTGGTGGTTCTTCAGTTGCTAGCTTTGCTAGTTTACGGGCACTGGATATAAGCTTTGCAGACTGTGACTGGTTAGTTGACTATTTGTGTGATCTGAGGCACCTAAGATACTTGTCATTCACTGACACAGATATATGTAGGCTGCCACATGACATCCATAAGATGAAGTTTCTTGAGCACATTGGAGTATTCAGATGTGCGAAGCTAAACAAGCTTCCTGATAGCATTACAAAACTGGGGCGTTTGAGGTATCTTCACTTAGATGGGACCCATGTTGATGTTGTGCCAAAGGGGTTTGGTGGGTTATCAAATTTGTGCTCAGTTTATGAGTTCCCAGCAAAGATGGTTGGGGACTGGTGCACTTTAGAAGAATTAGAGCCTCTTTCCAATCTTAGGACTCTTAGAATACAGGGTCTAGAAAATGTCCCTGATGGTTCAGTTGCTGCAAGGGCTATGATTAGCAACAAGAAGAATCTTATCTTTTTGACCTTGATATGCCACAAGAATGATGATGCTGATgatgaggtggaggaggaaggagaACATATTGCGTTGCAGGGCCAGGAGCAAATTGAGGCTGTATTTGATGAGCTTTGCCCTCCACTATACTTGGAGAATCTATTGATGTCAGGATACTTTGGTCGTCGGCTACCAAACTGGTTGTGGGCGCCCACAGCGACAACCTTCAAGAGCTTGATTGGTATTACGCTCACGCGTATGCAGCACTGCACCGTACTACCCAATGGTTTGTGCAGAATCCTCAGTTTGGAACAACTGGTGATCGACTATGCTCCATCCATCGAGCTTGTCGGGCCTGAGTTCCAAACACTTGCAAGTGGTGATGACGGTGGTGTCATTGTTACAAGACCATTCCCTAAACTGAAGATCCTGGAGCTACGTGGTATGTCTGGATGGAAGAAGTGGGAGTGGGAGAAGGAGCAGGGCAAAGTCATGGCCATGCCTGCCCTAGATAATCTCAGTATCACGGGTTGCATGCTCAGACATCTCCCCTCAGGACTTGCTAGCAGCGACAGGTATAACCTGAGAACACTCTACCTGAGCGAGCTCAGAATGTTAGCATCTCTAGAGAATTTCCCTTCGGTTGTGGAGCTCAAGGTGCTCTACTGCCCCAAGCTCAAGAAGATCAGCGGCTTCTCCATGCTGCGGAAGGTAACCATCAGTGGTTGCCCGGAGCTGGAGGTGCTGGAAGGTGTCATGGTACTCCGTAGCATGCTGCTGGATGATGAGCCATGGGAGATTGTCGGAACACCTGCAAGGTGTACACCCAAGGGGCATCAAGCCGGTCCGCCGCGACAGTTCCCACAAAATCTTACTATTATCAGGTAG